Below is a genomic region from Bacteroidales bacterium.
CGAAGGTCAGGAACACATCCGGCAGGGATTTATGTTCAGCCACTACTTCAAAACGGTCGATTCGTGTCCAGTCAAATGCTCCAACAGGATTGTACCATTGGTTATTATCCCAGGAGCCTTGTTCAGCAAACCATGCCAGGGGTATTTTGACATGATGCCAGTGGCCGTCAAATGGCACAACCTGCTGATTGATGGTGTACCGCATGCGCCAGGGATGATCGGACGGGTCTTCGGTTTTTGTATCCAGAAAACGGATGTCAAATACAGCATCGGTTTTGTTGCCCATAAACCAGAAATCGACAACATACCTTCGCTGAACAAGCAGGCTTAAGTCTTTGTCAGGAACAAAATCGAACGCCATGTAATTGTATTGAGAAGGACTGAACCAATCGAGGCAGTAGGAACCTATCCGGGGGAAGGAGGAGGCATAGTAGCTGATGAATCCGGAGGATATCCATCCTGTTGCTTCAATGCCATGTTCAATATAGTCGGTATACAGCGGGATGGTCGCCGTGTCGGGCTGGAGGATGAACGGGGTCTGTGGCGGTGGTGTGAGTCCCAGTGCATTGATCAGAGGGATGTTTACATCATGTTCAAACAGGCCGGCGGAGTTTTTCTTAAATATTCCGAAACCTCCGTGGTAATCCCAGATGGTCCAGGGAATGCCTTTTTCTTCCAGATAGGAGCGCACAGCCTGATACCAGAATACTCTGTCGTCCGGAGGGCTGTTGGGAATATATACTCCGAATTCACCGCAGTAAACAGGTACCTGGCGGCTGTTTTTAAACGCTACGGCAATGTCGATGAGCTGTTTTACCTTTTCTACATTTCCTTCGTTGGGATAAGCGTTCAGAGCGCTTTCAATCCAGCTTCCTTTAAGTGATTGCGGACAAGCCGGCATGCTGGATGCATTGTAAGGAAACGGCACCCCGGCCAGCGGTTCCATCGATGGTTCAACCCAGCTTGCTCCCTGGTGGGTGAATACAAAAGGATCGTAAAAATGAAAGGTGTAAATGAGCTTTTTATCAGTATAAACCGGAAGATTGGAAAGATTGTTGTAGCTGTTCCAGTTGGCCGGGCCGACAACGATGTAATGGATTGTGTCTTCGGCGCGGATTGCACTTATGGCGTTCTGCTGAATCTGATTCCATACCGCATCACTGATTCCGTGCGGCTCATTCAGTATTTCATAGTAAATGTATTGCGAACGGTTTTTATAATGCCGTGCCATGTTGTTCCACACTTTGTTTAAAATGTTCCCAATATTTGGATCAGTTGATGCCGAGGGATCAAATGTATGGTTGTCGATAATCAGATGAATCTGCAGTTCCTCAGACCAGGTTACCGCCGAATCAAGAAACTGCAGAAAGAGAGGATGCGGAATATAATCGGGGGAGCCTTGTGTCATGGAATGGAGATTTATCGGAAGCCGGATTACGTCGCAACCAAGGCTCTTGATGTTTTCAAAATCTTTTCGCGTGTAACGCGTAAATTGAATCTGCTCCGGACTTCCTGCCTGAAACCAGCCGGTAAGATTAACCCCGCGGTGAAAAGGGACCTGGGGAAAAAGAAATGCAATAAATGTTGCGTTAAGTATAAGGCAAAACAAGACAGTTCTTTTCATTAATGCTTTCATGGCTTGATTGGGTTTATTTCTGGTATTATAAAGACACGATTGACCGATTTGTATTGAATCCAAACAGGGAATAAGTTTCAGTTAATTTCTTAAATTAGCTTACGCAGTAAATAACTCTTCTGGCAGATTAAATGTACAAAAATAACAACAAATACTTGTTCCGGATTATGTGCCATAAAGGTAAGCAGACTAATACATAGTGGCTTGGCATTTAGCGGTGGTATACGGGTTAACCCTGCTGAAACACCCATGTATTGCAAACACAAACACCTATGAACAAACTTCAAATCATGGGTGTTCCCCCGCTTTGGCGGGGCAGGCTATCCGACCTTTGAAAATCAATTTTGTTCGGATGAAACAAAGTAAAATGGGCCACCTGGGTATGCGGGTTCATATATCGGTTCAGGATTCTAACCTGAATACCTTTTTATCAGGTCAAAGAGAGCTTGTATTCGGATTGGTTTTTCAAGATAACCGTCAAATCCGGCCGAATTCAGATTTTCTCTAATATTTTGGTCAGAAAAAGCAGTTTGTGCGATTACAGGAAGACCGGGACGCATCTTTTTTATTTGGGAGGTGGCCTCAAAACCATCCATTACAGGCATTTTTAAATCCATCAGAACCAGATCAATCCGTGCATCTTTCTTGCACATTTCCACAGCTTCCAGCCCGTTGAATGCTTTTAATACGCTAAGGTTGATTTGTTTAAAAACCTCTTCGAGAAATCGTAAATTGGCTTCTTCATCTTCGACAATCAGAACGTTTAGCTCCTTTCCTGAATTCCTGTACAATTCTGTAACTGTGTTTTGTGCTGTGAAGCGTTTCTTTATGGTAACATCTTCGATAGGCAGGGAAAGGAGAAATACTGTGCCTCCTTTTGCGTAGGGTTCGTGCCGGATTTTCCCGCCCAGCATCCCGGCATAAGATTTGCTGATCGACAATCCCAAACCTAATCCTGAATAGGTTCTTGTTATACCTGCATCAGCCTGATAGAATTTTTCGAATATCTGTTGCTTTGAATTCTCTGGAATACCTACTCCTGTATCCTGAACAAAGAATTCAATACAGTGTTTTTGAAGAGTCCAACCAAAGGTAACATATCCTTTAGGGGTGAATTTTAATGCATTTTCGAGCAGATGGGTGATAATTTTCCTGATTTTTGTTTCATCTGAATATATAAAACAATCTGGATCAGATTGATAGAGTGAAAGCCGCAAATCAATTCCGTTCTTTTCAAAGTATTTTTCGTATGAGGTATATAAATCCTTTAACAATTCATTTATATTGACCTGTGTCTTTTTGATTTTCACCTGTCCTGTTTCAATTTTTGAGATATCAAGAATGTTTTCAATGATAGAAATTAACTGCTGGCTGCATGTATTCAGTATTTCGACATATTCAGTGCGGGTCGCTTCATCAATACCCGGATGACATAATAATTCTGAGAAACCGATGATGCCATTCAAGGGAGTCCTTATTTCGTGCGACATATTGGCAAGAAATGCCGATTTAAGACGATCATTTTCTTCTGCTTGTTCTTTAGCTTCTATCAAACTATTCTGATAGGATTTCAACTCGGTGATATCATTGGCTATTGCATAGGCCAGCCCCGACAACAGATCGGGTTTTATATTCCAGTCAAGAATATGAAATTGATCATCTTTTGCAAGAAAACGGTTTTCGAGATGATAAACACAATTCCCTTTACGAAGAACCTTATCGAATAATTCTATCATTTTCTGTTTATCATCGGGATGAAGAAAATTGAGAATAGAGTCCTCTCCTTCTGGTTCTCTTGCTTTGCCTGCCATTTCATTAAATGCGGGATTTGTATGCAATAATGTCAGATGGTTGAGGTCTATTATGCAGATAAGGTTCAGCGACATTTCAAAGACTGACCTGAATTTTTCTTCGCTTTTCTGCAGAGCCTGAAGAATAGCCTTTTGTTCGGAAATATCCATAATTACCCCTACCAACGATGTGAGATTTCCCTGATCATCAGTGAGTCTTTTTCCACTCAATAATCCCCAGAAATCAGAACCGTCCTTTCGTATGTAATGCCGTTCAGTCAATACCCTATCCGTTTCTCCCCGGATCAATTTATTCATCAGTTCTTTTCCCTGATCAGATTCCGAAGGATG
It encodes:
- a CDS encoding glycoside hydrolase family 5 protein, giving the protein MKALMKRTVLFCLILNATFIAFLFPQVPFHRGVNLTGWFQAGSPEQIQFTRYTRKDFENIKSLGCDVIRLPINLHSMTQGSPDYIPHPLFLQFLDSAVTWSEELQIHLIIDNHTFDPSASTDPNIGNILNKVWNNMARHYKNRSQYIYYEILNEPHGISDAVWNQIQQNAISAIRAEDTIHYIVVGPANWNSYNNLSNLPVYTDKKLIYTFHFYDPFVFTHQGASWVEPSMEPLAGVPFPYNASSMPACPQSLKGSWIESALNAYPNEGNVEKVKQLIDIAVAFKNSRQVPVYCGEFGVYIPNSPPDDRVFWYQAVRSYLEEKGIPWTIWDYHGGFGIFKKNSAGLFEHDVNIPLINALGLTPPPQTPFILQPDTATIPLYTDYIEHGIEATGWISSGFISYYASSFPRIGSYCLDWFSPSQYNYMAFDFVPDKDLSLLVQRRYVVDFWFMGNKTDAVFDIRFLDTKTEDPSDHPWRMRYTINQQVVPFDGHWHHVKIPLAWFAEQGSWDNNQWYNPVGAFDWTRIDRFEVVAEHKSLPDVFLTFDNILITDSLATINNKKEADDMIFRIVPNPAGNYAQILFSSTSQEAITIRIYSVTGNLIREWTLHPASG
- a CDS encoding PAS domain S-box protein, producing the protein MKEKKKKNLSLSHSRPILIVHKNPEQYVSFVPSWLKDFAIPSEEAIFVFDKTKSVYLLSEESVSWLNDLYYDETGTIRFDINSSLWNDITMLMEQARKGKKPVTRYITFEDASGRKLVATTRMFPVFEGGSFSGAICFMKNGKTIKKKETHDEAKEKKLLEAQRIAHMGDWENDVKANRVIWSEETYHIFGYSPGEKSPQDIFNDHLHPDDRENYWKNIKERLASGQKKIPDYEFRIINKQGEIRYCIARGEFQYDENGKPYYAFGTIQDITESTLLKKSLAENEKKLRAIVETSQVGIILVNQNGIITFSNDAMAEMLHMTISELVGTAYTDHLHPSESDQGKELMNKLIRGETDRVLTERHYIRKDGSDFWGLLSGKRLTDDQGNLTSLVGVIMDISEQKAILQALQKSEEKFRSVFEMSLNLICIIDLNHLTLLHTNPAFNEMAGKAREPEGEDSILNFLHPDDKQKMIELFDKVLRKGNCVYHLENRFLAKDDQFHILDWNIKPDLLSGLAYAIANDITELKSYQNSLIEAKEQAEENDRLKSAFLANMSHEIRTPLNGIIGFSELLCHPGIDEATRTEYVEILNTCSQQLISIIENILDISKIETGQVKIKKTQVNINELLKDLYTSYEKYFEKNGIDLRLSLYQSDPDCFIYSDETKIRKIITHLLENALKFTPKGYVTFGWTLQKHCIEFFVQDTGVGIPENSKQQIFEKFYQADAGITRTYSGLGLGLSISKSYAGMLGGKIRHEPYAKGGTVFLLSLPIEDVTIKKRFTAQNTVTELYRNSGKELNVLIVEDEEANLRFLEEVFKQINLSVLKAFNGLEAVEMCKKDARIDLVLMDLKMPVMDGFEATSQIKKMRPGLPVIAQTAFSDQNIRENLNSAGFDGYLEKPIRIQALFDLIKRYSG